In the Wyeomyia smithii strain HCP4-BCI-WySm-NY-G18 chromosome 2, ASM2978416v1, whole genome shotgun sequence genome, one interval contains:
- the LOC129723268 gene encoding perlucin-like produces the protein MYVTAFSLSLPLIVATSLALNANVPATRFNKYVVINTPVTYFEAWRGCQYYGQQLASITTREENEILRELLSKPEYINHTYWIAGTDIGREGQWVWITSNEPVVLFTNWGHVGPDDSNIQDCMTVGQFADDRTLWDDVDCEKMFHFICERIPRKPVSRYH, from the coding sequence ATGTACGTCACAGCGTTCTCGTTATCTTTACCTCTGATAGTAGCTACGTCACTCGCATTAAACGCAAATGTACCCGCCACCCGGTTTAACAAGTACGTTGTCATCAACACTCCGGTGACCTATTTCGAGGCTTGGAGAGGTTGCCAATATTATGGCCAACAGTTGGCCTCCATCACCACCCGGGAGGAGAACGAAATCCTGCGAGAGCTCCTGAGCAAGCCGGAATATATCAATCACACCTATTGGATAGCAGGGACGGACATCGGCCGAGAAGGTCAGTGGGTCTGGATAACGAGTAATGAACCGGTGGTTCTGTTTACCAACTGGGGGCACGTCGGTCCGGACGATTCCAACATCCAGGATTGTATGACCGTGGGCCAGTTCGCGGATGATCGGACTTTGTGGGACGATGTCGATTGCGAGAAAATGTTTCACTTTATCTGTGAACGCATTCCGCGCAAGCCTGTAAGTCGATATCACTAA